The sequence ATCTGCTGGTCTCCCACGTGCTCGGCAAGCACGTACCGCAGACGCCTTCGGTGGTGTACGGCCACGGGGTGCGGCTCGGCCGGCGGGTGCACGCGCTGCTCGGCCCGCGGGAGGCGGCCCGCGCGGTCGTCCTCGGGTACGCGGAGACCGCGACGGGACTCGGGCACGCGGTGGCCGACGGCCTCGGCGCGGCGCCGTATCTGCACTCCACGCGGCGGCCGGTCGCCGGGGTGACCCCCGCGGGCGGGTTCGAGGAGTCGCACTCCCACGCCACGTCGCACCTGCTGCTGCCCTCGGACCCCGGGCTGCTGGGCGGCGACGGGCCGCTGGTGCTGGTGGACGACGAGTTCTCCACCGGGAACACGGTCCTGAACACGATCCGCGATCTCCATGCCCGGTATCCACGGACGCGGTATGTGGTGGTCGCGCTCGTGGACATGCGGTCGGCGCGGGACGTCCGGCGGCTGGAGGGGTTCGCGGCGGAGATCGGGGCGCGGGTGGATCTCGTCGCCGCGGCCTCGGGGACGGTACTGCTTCCGGAAGGTGTGCTGGAGAAGGGGCAGGAGCTGGTGGGCCGCCATGAGGCGGCCGGGCGCGGCTCCGGGGCGGCCGGCCGCGCGGTTCCCCGCGTCCCTGAGGGGGCGACGCGTGTGGACCTCGGCTGGCCCGCCGGCCTTCCCGACGGAGGACGGCACGGATTCACCCCCGACCACCGCGCCCGCCTCGAAGCCGCCCTCCCCGCGATGGCCGGCCGAATATCCGGCGCCCTCCCCGCCGACGCCGGGAACGTGCTGGTCCTCGGCTTCGAGGAGCTGATGTACGCCCCCCTGCGGCTCGCCGGTGAGCTGGAGCGGACGCGGGACGGCGCGGTGCGGTTCTCCACCACCACGCGCTCGCCCGTGCTCGCGGTGGACGACCCGGGGTACGCGATCCGCAGCCGCATCGTCTTCCCGGCGCACGACGACCCGGCCGACGGGCCCGGCGAGCGGTACGCCTACAACGTGGCGGGCGGCGGGTTCGACGCCGTCGTCGCCGTGGTCGACTCGGCCGGCGACACCCCCGCGCTGCACGCGCCGGACGGACTGCTCGCGCGGCTCGCCGAACAGGTGCCGCACGTCCTGCTCGCGGTCGTCCCCTCCTTCGTCCCCGCACCCCCGCACGCTCCCGAAAGGCCGGCCATGCTGCCCGAGCCCCTCCGCGGCCCCGCGTTCTCCTCGTACCCGCCCGACGAGGTCGGCTGGCTGCTCCGGGACCTCTCCGACGTCACCCTGGAGGCGCCGACCGAGGAGCGGGAGGAGGCCGTCCAGAGCGGCGGGGCGCACTACGCCGAGTCGCTGCCGGTGGAGTACCAGCCCAGCGCCCAGTACCAGGAGCTGTTCCACGCGGCCCTCGACACCTCGGCCGCGCGGATCGCCCGCGCCGTCGGCGTGGTGACCGAGACGGCCCTCGGCGAGAGGTCGCCGCGCCCGGTGCTGGTGTCGCTGGCCCGTGCCGGAACCCCGGTCGGTGTGCTGATGCGCCGCTGGGCGCACTTCCGGCACGGCCTCGAACTGCCGCACTACGCCGTGTCGATCGTGCGCGGCCGGGGCATCGACGCCAACGCGCTGCGCTGGCTCGCCGCCCATCACGACCCGAGAGACGTCGTGTTCGTGGACGGCTGGACCGGCAAGGGCGCCATCACCCGTGAACTCGCCCAGGCGATCGAGGAGTTCGAGAAGTCGGAGGGCATCAGCGGCTTCGACCCGGAGATCGCCGTCCTCGCCGACCCGGGCTCCTGCGTGCGCACCTACGGCACCCGCGAGGACTTCCTCGTCCCCTCCGCCTGCCTCAACTCCACCGTCTCCGGGCTGATTTCGCGTACCGTCCTGCGCGCCGACCTGGTCGGCCCGGACGACTTCCACGGCGCGAAGTTCTACCGCGAACTCGCCGGCGCCGATGTCTCCGTGGCCTTCCTCGACACCGTCGAGGCACGCTTTTCCGAGGTCGCCGAGGGCGTGGCGGAGGCGGTCAAGGAACTGCTGGCCGCGGACCGCACCCCGACCTGGGCGGGCTGGCGGGCCGTCGAGCGGATCAGCGAGGAGTACGGCATCCACGACGTGAACCTCGTCAAGCCGGGCGTCGGCGAGACCACCCGGGTGCTGCTGCGCCGGGTGCCCTGGAAGATCCTCGCGCGCAAGGGCGCGGGCGCCGACCTGGACCATGTCCGGCTGCTCGCCCGGCAGCGCGGGGTACCGGTCGAGGAGGTGGACGAACTGCCGTACACCTGCGTCGGGTTGATCCACCCCCGGTACACGCGCGGGGCGACCGGTGCCGACGGCCGGGCGGTGAACGTCTGATGCCGGTGCTGGTGGCGAGCGACCTCGACCGGACGCTGATCTACTCCTCGGCGGCCCTCGCGCTGACCATGCCGGACGCCCGCGCGCCCCGGCTGCTGTGCGTGGAGGTGCACGAGAGCCGACCGCTGTCGTACATGACCGAGACGGCGGCGCGGCTGCTGACCGACCTCGGGGACGCGGCCGTGTTCGTGCCGACCACGACCCGGACCCGCAAGCAGTACCAGCGCATCAACCTGCCCGGCCCGCAGCCCGCGTTCGCGATCTGCGCCAACGGCGGCCACCTGCTCGTCGACGGTGTCACCGACCGCGACTGGCACGCCCGGGTGCTGGCCCGCCTCGCCGACGAGTGCGCGCCGCTCGCAAAGGTCCAGGAGCATCTGACGCGGACCGCCGACCCCGTGTGGCTGCGCAAGCAGCGGGTCGCCGAGGACCTGTTCGCCTACCTCGTGGTCGAGCGCGAGCTGCTGCCCGAGGACTGGGTGAAGGAGCTGAGCGCCTGGGCCGAGAGCCGTGGCTGGACCGTCTCGCTCCAGGGCCGCAAGCTCTACGCCGTGCCCAAGCCGCTCACCAAGAGCGCCGCCGTCCACGAGGTGGCCCGCCGCACCGGCGCCGAGCTGACCCTGGCCGCCGGCGACTCCCTGCTGGACGCCGACCTCCTGCTGGCCGCGGACCGGGGCTGGCGACCGGGCCACGGGGAACTGGCGGACACGGGGTGGCTGGCGCCGGGGATCAGCGCGCTGCCGGAGAGGGGGGTGCTGGCGGGGGAGCGCATCCTGAGAGAGTTCCTGAAGGCGACGCGCACGGCCGCCCCGTAGGTGACCCCCGGTGGGGGCCCGGTGGGGCCCCGGCCGGGGTCAGCCGCAGCAGCCCCCGCCGCAGCAGCCGCCGCCACCCCCCTGGGGCGCTGGGGCCGAGGACGGGGCCGAACCGCCCACCGCGACCGTGGACAGCAGCTTCACCGTGTCCGCGTGCCCGGCGGGGCACTGCGCCGGTGCCGCCGACTCCGACATCGGCCGGCTCAGTTCGAACGTGTCGCCGCAGCTCCGGCAGCGGTACTCATAGCGAGGCATGAGCACAGCGTAGCCGCGAGGGGCAAACGCGTCGTCTCAATGTTTGATGAGTGTTGGCAGGCACCCGGTACTCGTGCGGAGGAATCGAAAACTTCGCTGATAACTTGTGAACGCCGTTGCGAGGACGCTCAGCTCACCGCGCGAGCAAGAGCGAGTGCGGAGGGGAGACGCATAGTGACCGATGCGTCGCAGGGGGAGGGCCGGACCGGCCGGGACGAGCAGCCGCTCGACGCCGACCGGACCCTGCATCTGAGAGTGGACGCTCTCCGGGCCGACGAGACCGTGCAACTGCGCGTGCCCCCGCCGCCCGAGCCCCCGTCCGGCGGCGGACGGGCCGAGCGCAGACGCAGCGCGCGCCCCTCCCCGCGGGAGCGCGCGGGGAGCGTGACGGCCCGAATACTCACCCTGCCGACGCCACTGACACGCCGGCTCGCGCCGTACCTGCGCCCCCTCGCACCCTACGCGCGGCGCCTCAGGCCCGCCTACCCCCGCCCCGGCCGCAACGGCTGGCGGCGCTGGCTGCCCTCCTGGCGGCAGTGGCTCGGCGGCACCCTGGCCTCCTTCGGCCTGCTCAGCGCCTTCCTGGTGACCGCGTACGCGGTCACCGGCATACCGAGCGACCTGAACTCGTACGCCACCCAGCAGGACAACGTCTACTTCTGGTCCGACGGCACCCCGATGGCCCGTACGGGCTGGGTGCAGCGGCAGGCGATGCCCCTGAAGGAGATCCCCCCGGACGTCCGCTGGGCGGTGCTCGCCGCGGAGAACGAGACCTTCTACTCCGACCCCGGGATTTCCGTGAAGGGCATCAGCCGGGCGCTGTTCCGCACCGTGGGAGAGGGGGACACCCAGGGCGGTTCCACCATTACCCAGCAGTACGTGAAGAACGTCTATCTGAACCAGAACCAGACCGTCAGCCGCAAGTTCACCGAGGCGATGATCTCGCTCAAGCTCGACAACAAGATGAGCAAGGACAAGATCCTCGAGGGTTATCTCAACACCAGCTGGTTCGGCCGCGGCACCTACGGCATCCAGCGCGCCTCCCAGGCCTACTACGGCAAGGACGTCAGCAAGCTCGACGTGTCCGAGGCCGCCATGCTCGCCGGACTCCTCAAGGGCGCGGGCCTGTACGACCCCACCCTGAGCAAGGCCAACCACCAGCGGGCCGTCGCGCGCTGGTCCTGGATCCTCGACCGCATGGTCAAGATCCACAAGCTGACGCCGGCCCAGCGCGCCCAGTACAAGACGTTTCCCGAGCCGCTGAAGTCCAACCCGCTGTACAACACCGGCGAGCAGAGCGACTACCTGGTGGAACTGGCCTCCCAGTACGCCAAGAAGTCCGCCCACCTGACCGACCAGCAGTTCGACCTCGGCGGCTACCAGATCTACACCACCTTCGACCGCGAGCGGGAGAACGCGCTCACCGGCGCCGTCACCAAGGCCCGCAAGAAGGCCAAGCAGGACGACCCCGACGCCGCGAAGAACGGCCACTACGGGGCCGCCTCCGTGGGCACCGACGGCCGGATCCTCGCCGTCTACGGCGGCCCCGACCACCGCACCCAGGGCTACAACGAGTCCAACGCGACCACCGTCCCGGCCGGCACCGCCTTCCTGCCCTTCGTCTACGCCGCCGGGCTCGAACACGGCGTCCACAAGACCCGCGGCGGACCCGCCACCCCGGTCACCCCCGACAGTGTCTACGACGGCGACGACGCCGTACCCGTCACCACCCCCGAGGGCCCCTACTGGGACCGCAGCGGCAAGAAGGTCGCGGCGCACAACGACGGCAACAAGTCGTACGGCAGGATCACCCTGCGCGAGGCCCTCGCCAAATCGGTCAACACACCGTTCATGCAGCTCGGCATGGACACCGGCCTCGGCCAGGTACGCCAGACCGCCCAGGCCGCCGGGCTGCTCCCCGCCAGCATCGGTCCCCAGGTGCCCACCCTCTCGCTCGGCAGCTCCACCCCCAGCGCCATCCGGATGGCCAGCGGATACGCCACCTTCGCCGCCGGCGGCACCCACACGGAGCCGTACTCGGTGCGCCGTATCACCCGCAACGGCGCCCCCGTCGACCTGGCCACCCCGAGCCCCGCCCGCGCGATCGGCGCCGACGTCGCGCAGGACGTCGACCAGGCGCTCACCGACTCCTTCCGCGCCGCCCACCCGGACGTCACCACCCCGGGCGTGGCGGGCAAGGCAGGGACGGCGGACCAGGGCACCACCGACGAGGGCGGCACCGGCCGGAACACCGCCGCCTGGTACGCGGGCACGGCCGACTCGGTGTCCACGGCGGTCGTCGTCTACCGCATGGACCTGGCCAAGTCCCTCGAACCGCTCCCGCTGAAGGGACTCGCGGGCACCTCGCCGGACACCGTCCCCTACGCCCTCTGGTCGGCCGCCATGGGCCTGGACTGATCACCCGGGCCCCGAACCCTCGACCACACGGAGATTGAGCCGCGCATGTCTCGC is a genomic window of Streptomyces sp. WP-1 containing:
- a CDS encoding zinc ribbon domain-containing protein, with product MPRYEYRCRSCGDTFELSRPMSESAAPAQCPAGHADTVKLLSTVAVGGSAPSSAPAPQGGGGGCCGGGCCG
- a CDS encoding phosphoribosyltransferase, coding for MNNAVNDGVWSGSWVAERLGVELVGDDGRGGEELRAMLGLALRRNPKRAHLLVSHVLGKHVPQTPSVVYGHGVRLGRRVHALLGPREAARAVVLGYAETATGLGHAVADGLGAAPYLHSTRRPVAGVTPAGGFEESHSHATSHLLLPSDPGLLGGDGPLVLVDDEFSTGNTVLNTIRDLHARYPRTRYVVVALVDMRSARDVRRLEGFAAEIGARVDLVAAASGTVLLPEGVLEKGQELVGRHEAAGRGSGAAGRAVPRVPEGATRVDLGWPAGLPDGGRHGFTPDHRARLEAALPAMAGRISGALPADAGNVLVLGFEELMYAPLRLAGELERTRDGAVRFSTTTRSPVLAVDDPGYAIRSRIVFPAHDDPADGPGERYAYNVAGGGFDAVVAVVDSAGDTPALHAPDGLLARLAEQVPHVLLAVVPSFVPAPPHAPERPAMLPEPLRGPAFSSYPPDEVGWLLRDLSDVTLEAPTEEREEAVQSGGAHYAESLPVEYQPSAQYQELFHAALDTSAARIARAVGVVTETALGERSPRPVLVSLARAGTPVGVLMRRWAHFRHGLELPHYAVSIVRGRGIDANALRWLAAHHDPRDVVFVDGWTGKGAITRELAQAIEEFEKSEGISGFDPEIAVLADPGSCVRTYGTREDFLVPSACLNSTVSGLISRTVLRADLVGPDDFHGAKFYRELAGADVSVAFLDTVEARFSEVAEGVAEAVKELLAADRTPTWAGWRAVERISEEYGIHDVNLVKPGVGETTRVLLRRVPWKILARKGAGADLDHVRLLARQRGVPVEEVDELPYTCVGLIHPRYTRGATGADGRAVNV
- a CDS encoding transglycosylase domain-containing protein, whose product is MTDASQGEGRTGRDEQPLDADRTLHLRVDALRADETVQLRVPPPPEPPSGGGRAERRRSARPSPRERAGSVTARILTLPTPLTRRLAPYLRPLAPYARRLRPAYPRPGRNGWRRWLPSWRQWLGGTLASFGLLSAFLVTAYAVTGIPSDLNSYATQQDNVYFWSDGTPMARTGWVQRQAMPLKEIPPDVRWAVLAAENETFYSDPGISVKGISRALFRTVGEGDTQGGSTITQQYVKNVYLNQNQTVSRKFTEAMISLKLDNKMSKDKILEGYLNTSWFGRGTYGIQRASQAYYGKDVSKLDVSEAAMLAGLLKGAGLYDPTLSKANHQRAVARWSWILDRMVKIHKLTPAQRAQYKTFPEPLKSNPLYNTGEQSDYLVELASQYAKKSAHLTDQQFDLGGYQIYTTFDRERENALTGAVTKARKKAKQDDPDAAKNGHYGAASVGTDGRILAVYGGPDHRTQGYNESNATTVPAGTAFLPFVYAAGLEHGVHKTRGGPATPVTPDSVYDGDDAVPVTTPEGPYWDRSGKKVAAHNDGNKSYGRITLREALAKSVNTPFMQLGMDTGLGQVRQTAQAAGLLPASIGPQVPTLSLGSSTPSAIRMASGYATFAAGGTHTEPYSVRRITRNGAPVDLATPSPARAIGADVAQDVDQALTDSFRAAHPDVTTPGVAGKAGTADQGTTDEGGTGRNTAAWYAGTADSVSTAVVVYRMDLAKSLEPLPLKGLAGTSPDTVPYALWSAAMGLD
- a CDS encoding HAD family hydrolase; the encoded protein is MPVLVASDLDRTLIYSSAALALTMPDARAPRLLCVEVHESRPLSYMTETAARLLTDLGDAAVFVPTTTRTRKQYQRINLPGPQPAFAICANGGHLLVDGVTDRDWHARVLARLADECAPLAKVQEHLTRTADPVWLRKQRVAEDLFAYLVVERELLPEDWVKELSAWAESRGWTVSLQGRKLYAVPKPLTKSAAVHEVARRTGAELTLAAGDSLLDADLLLAADRGWRPGHGELADTGWLAPGISALPERGVLAGERILREFLKATRTAAP